The region CTCAACCCTCACCAATAACCACTATTTATTTTACCATTTTGAATAATAATGTTACAAGCAATGTTTTTTTGACACAAACTGAAATGAACCATGCGTGTAGTTGTGACAGCAAAAGTGGTTCTATTAGCATtatgttattgttattgttatgACAGTCAATAATATGAATCACTGCAAGAAGGGTAAAAAGACAAACCAAAATATGACAAGAAAGTGAACACACATTTACTCTTTTTTTCACCATTATTAAAGTAGAACCAAACAAGTACTTTTTTCTGTTCACCTTACAGTACTTAAAAACCCTTGATACCCAAAATTTCCAGACATAGACAAAATTTACCCCAATTATCTCTTCCATAAATTCAGTCACCTAGTCAAAAGTCAAAACTCTAAAGAGACAACAATAACTACATATTCAAGATGAACTGGCTCATAACTCCCTAAAAATTGATTTTTGAGATTTTGGCATATGAGAATTTCGGACATGTTTTTTCAATTTCACAGCTCCAGTCTAGATGCGCCTGTCTTCATTTGGTTTAGGAATAGTCTTGTACTCATAGTCATTAATGTCTACCTTTTGTTGCAAATCCTATCCAAcaacaaataaaaatcaaattataGATCACTCTGATTAGAATAAATTACTATTGAAAGGGAAAACAAACCTTAAGCTCATCCTCCAATGAAATCTTTTTTGGCTTGTATGCATTTACTGGTCCTGTTCTAAACAGTGTTTTTCTGGCTTCAATTATTTCCCATTCCTTATCATCTTTTACCCTTGCAATGTCCTTGCTGGAAGACATAGTTACATTGTACTTTAGAATCGTGATGGGGGTAAAACAAGATAAGAATGAAGTATTTGGCGAAAAAAGTACTACTAAAACTTACTACATAAATCCAATAATAGTAAAGAAAAGGTCATTCATATGTCACAAGCCAAGTCAAACTATGTCCGTGTCTGGGTCCTATGGCATTCATACTAGTATGAGGTTAGATCAATTATTGACGCATAAACAAACTTAATGTACAATGATATAAACTTGCATGTCAAGAACATATGTTTGGACTGAGCTCTGCTGGCCTTCTTATTCTACAAAATTTGAGTATACAATTTCCAACAGTAAAACTGAGTTttggttcttaataacatttaAGTAGACCAACCTGACCCATGTTATAATTAAGAGAGCCTAAGACTATGTTTGGATATTGTAAAATGAATGGAGCGAGGTGGAATGGAATAAATATGTCATTCCATTGTTTAGGTATTTCATGATGGAATAGAACAATTTTGTCATTCCGTCCAAATCGAAGCGGAATGGAATGGAATGCATACTATCAGTTCCACCCTTTTTTAATTAATCCAAACAATAGAACATAAGTTTATAccatttcatttcatccatcCAAACAATAG is a window of Lathyrus oleraceus cultivar Zhongwan6 chromosome 6, CAAS_Psat_ZW6_1.0, whole genome shotgun sequence DNA encoding:
- the LOC127091016 gene encoding uncharacterized protein LOC127091016 encodes the protein MTTLQSQGGKETATVQKSASAFKRWGRKGPFLRYGLPMISLTVFGALGLGHLLQGSKDIARVKDDKEWEIIEARKTLFRTGPVNAYKPKKISLEDELKDLQQKVDINDYEYKTIPKPNEDRRI